From one Treponema denticola genomic stretch:
- a CDS encoding P-II family nitrogen regulator, which translates to MKDFSLLIILVPFGRARKIVKYAKDKGLTGATIMIAFGTVKSKVLDFLGIQETRKELILTAGHGDFLDGLMDELNKKFNLTRKNFGIAFRMPLSFINIENTLDDEKPVFKREEVKTMKSAIFTVVNRGKASEVVDASLEAGARGGTIIHARGSGLNQTKLIFDMEIEPEKEIVLTIVDDDQLENVVEAIRKKSDVEKEGHGILFVIPVSKAYGIK; encoded by the coding sequence ATGAAAGATTTTTCCCTTCTGATTATTTTAGTCCCTTTTGGGCGTGCACGTAAAATAGTAAAGTACGCTAAAGATAAGGGCCTTACCGGAGCTACAATAATGATTGCCTTTGGTACGGTAAAAAGTAAAGTACTTGATTTTTTAGGAATTCAAGAGACAAGAAAAGAGTTGATTTTAACGGCCGGACATGGAGATTTTTTAGACGGTCTTATGGATGAGCTAAATAAAAAGTTCAATCTTACTCGTAAAAATTTCGGCATAGCATTCCGTATGCCTTTAAGTTTTATTAATATTGAAAATACCCTGGATGATGAAAAGCCCGTATTTAAACGGGAGGAGGTAAAAACTATGAAGTCTGCAATATTTACTGTTGTTAATAGAGGAAAAGCAAGCGAAGTCGTTGATGCTTCTTTAGAAGCAGGAGCAAGAGGAGGAACAATAATCCATGCAAGAGGATCGGGGCTTAATCAAACAAAGCTTATCTTTGACATGGAGATTGAACCCGAAAAAGAAATTGTTTTAACTATCGTTGATGACGATCAACTTGAAAATGTTGTTGAAGCAATCAGAAAAAAATCCGATGTAGAAAAAGAAGGGCATGGAATTCTTTTTGTTATTCCGGTAAGCAAGGCTTACGGTATAAAATAG
- a CDS encoding MATE family efflux transporter, which yields MTDKREHLISGNMFKLMLELSIPGIIGMFVISLYSFVDAIFVGRYVSSVALGAISVAYTFTLINNGIAVLVGIGSASVLSRAVGRSDQETVDSIMGNVLLLTLLFSLGTMTIGLIFAPQLLALIGAEGEMLRLGVSYLRIVYIGSLFVNFGQAANMVMRGEGRMGLAMLLMGISAVLNIILDAVFVIVLKKGLEGAAIATVISQVVLAICNFCYFAFFSKNVKFKHFKLQKSIVKETLSIGFSAMLMQVFALLQQAVMYSTLKRYGGEDQVILMGAFFRYLMLSFIPLWGISQGYQPFAGTNFGAQKLDRVKKGTFLFYGFGLFLSLIFWLVFLIMPEQVLGLFLKNKELISLGRTNAMLAISLFPLSAIMIINLTLFQALGKAKYAGMLVIARQFLLYIPAVLILPVFLGTRGVWISSPIIDTLVTVLSAFIVIKLFKKDLSTKDKPLSA from the coding sequence ATGACAGATAAAAGAGAACATTTGATTTCAGGTAATATGTTCAAGCTGATGCTTGAGCTTAGCATTCCGGGTATTATCGGAATGTTTGTCATCAGCTTATACAGCTTTGTGGATGCAATTTTCGTAGGAAGATATGTAAGCAGCGTAGCTTTAGGAGCAATAAGTGTAGCCTATACATTTACACTGATAAATAACGGCATTGCCGTTTTAGTAGGTATAGGTTCCGCTTCGGTTCTTTCGAGAGCAGTAGGGAGAAGCGACCAAGAAACCGTTGATTCTATTATGGGAAACGTCCTTTTGTTGACTCTTCTTTTTTCATTGGGAACTATGACAATCGGATTAATTTTTGCACCTCAACTTTTGGCTCTTATAGGAGCTGAAGGAGAAATGCTCCGATTGGGAGTAAGCTATCTGCGGATTGTATATATCGGTTCACTCTTTGTAAACTTCGGTCAAGCAGCCAACATGGTTATGAGAGGAGAAGGCCGAATGGGTCTTGCCATGCTTTTGATGGGTATAAGTGCCGTACTAAATATTATTTTGGATGCAGTCTTTGTAATTGTTTTAAAAAAGGGACTTGAAGGCGCCGCTATAGCAACCGTAATATCTCAAGTGGTTCTTGCAATCTGTAATTTTTGTTACTTTGCATTCTTCAGCAAAAATGTTAAATTCAAACACTTTAAGCTTCAAAAAAGCATTGTAAAAGAAACCCTTTCAATAGGTTTTTCTGCAATGTTGATGCAGGTCTTTGCCCTTTTACAGCAGGCCGTTATGTATTCTACATTAAAAAGATACGGCGGAGAAGATCAAGTAATTTTAATGGGTGCTTTTTTTAGATATCTAATGTTATCCTTTATTCCTCTTTGGGGCATAAGTCAAGGCTATCAGCCCTTTGCAGGAACCAATTTCGGAGCACAAAAACTTGACAGGGTAAAAAAAGGAACTTTTCTTTTTTACGGCTTCGGATTATTTTTATCACTGATATTTTGGCTGGTATTTTTAATTATGCCTGAACAGGTTTTGGGGCTATTCTTGAAAAATAAGGAGCTTATATCTTTAGGAAGAACGAATGCAATGCTTGCTATTTCTTTATTTCCTTTGTCGGCAATTATGATTATCAATTTAACCCTATTTCAAGCTTTAGGTAAAGCGAAGTATGCAGGTATGTTGGTAATTGCCCGCCAATTTTTACTTTATATTCCGGCCGTATTAATTCTCCCCGTATTTTTGGGAACACGGGGAGTTTGGATTTCAAGCCCGATAATAGACACGCTGGTTACGGTTTTATCAGCATTTATAGTGATTAAACTTTTTAAAAAAGATTTAAGCACTAAAGATAAACCATTGAGTGCATAA
- a CDS encoding DUF1538 domain-containing protein has product MNILIDKFKEVLMSVLPIVILTTILNFAFIHIDYSVFIRFLIGSVCIILGLAFFLFGIEMSVTKIGLQMGKEITKRNNILILILGGFALGFLISIAEPDLQILASQVKTVTKSGIPALRLIVVVSVGVAAFVVFGILRTVFNISQKIIFALSYGVIFLLSLFSSSEFISISFDSSGTTTGAITVPFILALAAGVSEMKKDSAASERDAFGLVGMASAGAILAVLALSVLGKTKEISADDFVFNLDVHAQIFYPFAEHFLPVLYECIMSLLPLTVIFLITNFISIKLRAKDLIPIIKGLIITLIGLFLFMWGAKSGFLDVGIAMGSRLGEIGTRPLILFIGALIGIVSILAEPAVYVLTVQIENVTSGHIPRKIVLIFLCIGVSFAVMLSLLRIIEPAFQLWHILLPGYIVSLLLSIIVPDLFVSIAFDAGGVASGPMTATFVLSLAQGLADYTPTANVLIDGFGIIAAVALAPIISLQILGLIFKIKSAGEQK; this is encoded by the coding sequence ATGAATATTCTAATTGATAAATTTAAAGAAGTCTTGATGTCGGTTTTACCAATCGTTATTTTGACTACTATCTTGAATTTTGCATTTATTCATATCGATTACAGTGTCTTTATTAGATTTTTAATCGGGAGTGTATGCATAATATTAGGGCTGGCTTTTTTTCTGTTTGGAATCGAAATGAGTGTTACAAAAATCGGTTTGCAAATGGGAAAAGAAATCACAAAAAGGAATAATATTCTGATTTTGATTTTAGGAGGTTTTGCCCTTGGTTTTTTAATTTCAATTGCAGAACCCGATTTACAGATTTTGGCAAGTCAGGTAAAGACGGTAACAAAAAGCGGGATTCCGGCATTAAGACTCATAGTAGTTGTTTCTGTCGGTGTTGCAGCCTTTGTGGTTTTTGGTATTTTGAGAACCGTATTTAATATTTCGCAAAAAATCATTTTTGCTCTTTCTTACGGCGTAATATTTTTGCTCTCTCTTTTTTCGTCTTCCGAATTTATTTCGATATCATTTGATTCTTCGGGAACAACTACAGGCGCAATAACCGTGCCTTTTATTCTGGCCTTAGCAGCCGGTGTTTCCGAGATGAAAAAAGACTCGGCTGCTTCCGAAAGGGATGCTTTCGGTCTTGTAGGTATGGCATCTGCCGGAGCAATCTTAGCAGTATTGGCTTTAAGCGTATTAGGAAAAACAAAAGAAATATCCGCCGATGATTTTGTATTCAATTTAGATGTACATGCACAAATATTTTATCCCTTTGCTGAACATTTTTTACCGGTACTTTATGAATGTATTATGTCTCTTTTACCCTTGACCGTAATATTTTTAATTACAAACTTTATAAGTATAAAGTTGAGGGCCAAAGATTTAATTCCCATTATTAAAGGTCTTATAATTACATTGATAGGCTTATTTCTATTTATGTGGGGAGCAAAATCGGGCTTTTTAGATGTCGGAATAGCGATGGGAAGCCGATTGGGAGAAATAGGAACACGGCCTTTAATTCTTTTTATCGGTGCCCTGATAGGTATTGTTTCTATTTTGGCCGAACCTGCCGTTTATGTTTTGACGGTACAAATAGAAAACGTAACGAGCGGCCATATTCCCCGCAAGATAGTTTTAATATTTTTATGTATAGGCGTCAGCTTTGCGGTAATGCTTTCGTTACTTAGAATTATAGAACCGGCATTTCAGTTATGGCATATTTTACTTCCCGGATATATAGTTTCACTTTTATTATCAATCATTGTTCCGGATCTTTTTGTAAGTATCGCCTTTGATGCCGGAGGTGTTGCTTCAGGCCCCATGACTGCAACCTTTGTTTTATCCCTTGCACAAGGGCTTGCCGATTATACGCCGACGGCAAATGTTTTAATAGACGGCTTTGGAATTATAGCCGCCGTCGCATTGGCTCCTATTATTTCGTTACAAATTTTAGGATTAATATTTAAGATTAAAAGCGCAGGAGAACAAAAATGA
- a CDS encoding TetR/AcrR family transcriptional regulator: MFFPYNIDMAKFKRKTKEERTHEIIEAAKKVFLKKGFHNTTMEDIVAATSLSKGGVYQYFKSTKAIMFAIMQEGNYFRYRRNEEIFSSAKKIDDPYEIVTQALEAKLFDNVPEKRLYLMFLAEILYDKEYEALFWKLEDQAHKFISENLEHLFKEGTFAGKKIKYKTNKTGRLYSRLFNGILIMYELFEDKTPFDRGKRELHDLLYSCVKKSFTIE, encoded by the coding sequence TTGTTTTTTCCTTATAATATAGATATGGCTAAATTTAAACGGAAAACAAAAGAAGAGCGGACGCATGAGATAATAGAAGCCGCAAAAAAGGTGTTTTTAAAAAAGGGTTTTCATAATACTACGATGGAAGATATTGTTGCCGCTACAAGCCTTTCAAAAGGAGGGGTTTATCAGTACTTTAAAAGTACGAAGGCTATAATGTTTGCCATAATGCAGGAAGGAAACTATTTTCGATACAGACGCAATGAAGAAATCTTTAGTTCTGCAAAAAAAATTGATGACCCTTACGAAATTGTAACCCAAGCCTTAGAAGCAAAACTATTTGATAATGTTCCCGAAAAGCGGCTTTATCTAATGTTTCTTGCCGAAATTCTATATGATAAAGAATATGAGGCTCTTTTTTGGAAACTTGAAGATCAAGCTCATAAGTTTATAAGCGAAAACCTTGAACATTTATTTAAAGAAGGGACTTTTGCAGGTAAAAAAATAAAGTATAAAACAAACAAAACAGGACGGCTCTACTCCCGTCTTTTTAACGGAATCCTTATAATGTATGAACTCTTTGAAGATAAAACACCCTTTGATAGGGGAAAAAGAGAGCTCCACGACCTTCTTTATTCTTGTGTAAAAAAAAGTTTTACAATTGAATAA
- the recQ gene encoding DNA helicase RecQ, with protein MTRGSKGSDSKKRLTSPEDILKQVFGYDEFRPFQKEIIDSLLQKKDVLAVMPTGGGKSLCYQIPALIFEGVTIVVSPLISLMHDQICGLETIGVEAVALNSSLDWEKYADNIRRIKNGEVKILYVAPETLVSDRCKELLSSIKVDCLTIDEAHCISEWGHDFRPEYRQLAEIRKLLKESVCLAITATATEKVRSDIKKMLKLKTPKEFIAGFNRKNIFLEVKEKQKSFEQASEFLKEHRGESGIIYCFSRKQADTLAVQLSVLGYNAKPYHAGLSDELRQKTQNDFINDDIEIIVATVAFGMGINKPNVRFVIHFDLPKSIEQYYQEIGRAGRDGNPAHALLLFSAADIFKLKFLMQDKSPDEVKKAEAMLSAISNYAQANSCRRRAILKYFGENISEGKLKEIQGDAPCCDFCSREKIEKTDLTVPVQKFLSCVVRTGCRFGASYIIDVLLGSKQKRILENKHNDLSVWGIGTEFNREGWFNLVRILLAEDYLVKDEDYSVLSLTQKAKEELQARTSIMLPFNYEKDNSAKKEVKEKSKPQTFENNLDGRGKAIVNALKQKRRELADEARVPAYVIFSDKTIFDLGVKKPATIAELDNIFGIGKAKKDKYGDIILKTISSARKSK; from the coding sequence ATGACGCGCGGATCAAAAGGTTCTGACAGTAAAAAAAGACTCACCTCCCCTGAGGACATTTTAAAACAGGTCTTCGGATATGACGAATTCAGGCCCTTCCAAAAAGAAATTATAGACAGCCTTCTCCAAAAAAAAGATGTTCTTGCGGTAATGCCCACAGGAGGCGGAAAATCTTTATGCTATCAGATTCCGGCCCTTATTTTTGAAGGGGTAACCATAGTAGTTTCTCCCCTTATCTCTCTTATGCATGACCAAATTTGCGGTTTGGAAACTATCGGTGTTGAGGCGGTTGCCTTAAACAGCTCCTTGGATTGGGAAAAATATGCCGATAATATACGCCGTATAAAAAACGGAGAGGTAAAAATCCTTTATGTTGCTCCTGAAACTCTGGTCAGTGACCGATGTAAAGAGCTTCTTTCTTCAATAAAAGTGGATTGTCTTACGATAGATGAAGCTCACTGCATTTCGGAATGGGGTCATGATTTTAGACCGGAATATAGGCAGTTGGCTGAAATACGCAAGCTATTAAAAGAATCGGTCTGTCTTGCCATAACGGCAACAGCAACCGAAAAGGTGCGTTCGGATATAAAAAAAATGCTAAAGCTCAAAACGCCAAAAGAGTTTATTGCCGGTTTTAACCGCAAAAATATTTTTTTGGAGGTTAAAGAAAAGCAAAAGTCTTTTGAACAAGCCTCGGAATTTCTAAAAGAACATAGGGGCGAAAGCGGAATTATTTACTGTTTTTCCCGCAAACAGGCAGATACCTTGGCCGTTCAACTATCGGTTTTAGGCTATAATGCAAAACCCTATCACGCGGGACTATCAGACGAGCTTAGGCAAAAAACTCAAAACGATTTTATCAATGACGATATAGAAATAATTGTAGCAACCGTGGCCTTTGGTATGGGAATAAATAAACCTAATGTAAGGTTCGTTATTCATTTTGATTTGCCTAAAAGTATTGAACAGTATTATCAGGAAATAGGCAGAGCAGGCAGAGACGGAAATCCGGCTCATGCTCTTTTGCTTTTTTCGGCTGCCGACATTTTTAAGCTTAAATTCTTGATGCAGGATAAATCTCCCGATGAGGTTAAAAAGGCCGAAGCAATGCTTTCCGCCATTAGTAATTATGCTCAAGCTAATAGCTGCCGCCGGCGGGCGATTTTAAAATATTTCGGAGAAAATATATCCGAAGGAAAATTAAAAGAAATACAGGGCGATGCACCTTGCTGTGATTTTTGTTCAAGAGAAAAAATAGAAAAAACCGATTTGACAGTTCCTGTGCAGAAATTTTTATCCTGCGTTGTCAGAACCGGCTGCCGATTCGGAGCCAGCTATATAATCGATGTTCTTTTAGGTTCAAAGCAAAAACGAATACTTGAAAACAAGCATAATGATCTTTCCGTCTGGGGAATCGGTACGGAATTCAATAGAGAAGGCTGGTTTAATCTTGTCCGTATTCTATTGGCGGAAGACTATCTTGTAAAAGATGAAGATTACTCGGTATTATCTCTTACCCAAAAAGCAAAAGAAGAACTTCAAGCCCGAACAAGTATTATGCTTCCTTTTAATTATGAAAAAGACAATTCCGCTAAAAAAGAAGTAAAAGAAAAATCAAAACCTCAAACATTTGAAAATAATTTAGATGGACGCGGTAAGGCTATAGTAAATGCACTAAAGCAAAAACGAAGAGAACTTGCAGATGAAGCAAGAGTTCCTGCCTATGTTATTTTTTCGGATAAGACCATCTTCGATTTGGGTGTAAAAAAACCTGCAACAATTGCTGAGCTTGATAATATCTTCGGAATAGGAAAAGCAAAAAAAGATAAATACGGAGATATTATTTTAAAAACAATATCATCTGCTCGTAAAAGTAAATAA